From the genome of Malus domestica chromosome 04, GDT2T_hap1, one region includes:
- the SUP4 gene encoding Zinc finger protein 10-like produces the protein MEQARYWMWAKRKHNGLSSSNHDHHLQVPISNDDSWEEQAFAEDAAGPLGGCIWPPRSYSCSFCRREFRSAQALGGHMNVHRRDRAILKQSPNDETARHNHLHHHQDHDHSLQNSANNPFSSSLGSFQFSSHQVCAQVYNPKSPIATSSPSSVSRVSAQLPCKKNCAEQTLIPPSSSASSPQSWSVMGINRYYKKRSAERDHIKGDKISRKVESSSCREKGDHHVANSDLNLSVSLNLVVRCEHTSASDDGDEAIVSSKRRKTDDVPSSIPFFLKSGSVDKVHHVQSAEGFEISSSSIEDLDLELRLGDRPKVIKVHK, from the coding sequence gatcatcatcttcaagtgcCAATTTCAAACGATGATTCATGGGAAGAACAAGCTTTCGCCGAAGATGCGGCAGGGCCTCTCGGAGGCTGCATATGGCCTCCGCGATCTTATTCTTGCAGTTTCTGTAGGAGAGAATTCCGTTCAGCTCAAGCTCTTGGTGGCCACATGAATGTTCACAGGAGAGACAGGGCTATACTAAAGCAGTCTCCAAATGACGAAACTGCCCGTCACAAccaccttcatcatcatcaggaTCATGATCATTCTCTCCAAAATAGTGCTAATAATCCCTTTTCATCATCTTTGGGTAGTTTTCAATTCTCATCTCATCAAGTTTGTGCCCAGGTTTACAACCCTAAAAGCCCTATTGCAACATCATCACCGTCCTCAGTTTCTAGGGTTTCAGCTCAGTTACCATGCAAAAAAAATTGTGCTGAACAAACCCTGATCCCACCTTCTTCTTCTGCGTCTTCTCCTCAATCTTGGTCTGTCATGGGCATAAACAGATATTATAAAAAAAGATCTGCCGAGAGAGATCATATCAAAGGAGACAAGATTTCGAGAAAGGTGGAATCTAGTTCATGTAGGGAAAAGGGTGATCACCATGTCGCAAATAGTGATCTTAATTTATCtgtgagtttgaatttggttgtCCGCTGTGAGCATACTTCTGCCTCCGATGACGGCGATGAAGCTATAGTTAGCAGCAAGAGGAGAAAAACGGATGACGTCCCATCATCGATACCCTTCTTCCTAAAATCAGGATCTGTTGATAAAGTGCATCATGTCCAATCAGCTGAAGGGTTTGAAATTAGCTCCAGCTCCATAGAAGACTTAGATCTTGAGCTCAGGCTTGGTGACCGACCTAAGGTAATTAAAGTTCATAAGTAG